In Acidobacteriota bacterium, the DNA window ATCGCGGAAGAAATCGGTGTTCGGCAGCTTCGCGCCGCCCAACTCCAGCACCGCCACGCCCAGCACCAGGCCGATGTAGCCGGAGACGGCGGTGATCAGCACCGACTCCTGGAGCACCAGGCCGATGATCGAGCCGGGGGTTGCCCCCAGCGCCTTGCGTACCCCGATCTCCCGGGTGCGCTCCTGGACGGCGATCATCATGATGTTCGATACCCCCACCACCCCAGCCAGGATGGTGCCGATGCCGATGATCCACACGAACAGCCGGATACCGGTGATCACCTGCAGAATGCGCAGGAAGCCGGCGTTGTTGTTGCGCACGAAGAGCGCTCGGTCGTCTTCCGGGTCGAAGCGGTGGCGGCGGGCGAGCTGAAGCTGCGCCGCTTCGGCCATCGCCTGCGTTTCTTCGAGCGACGCGTCGCCGGTGGTGAACATGATCTGGCTCACCCGGTCGGCGCCGTTGAATACCCGCTGGGAGGTGGTGATCGGCAGGTAGATCTGCTCCATCTCGCCTTCGCCGCCGACGTCCTCGAATACCCCCACCACCTTGAACAGGATGCCGCCGATCGAGAAATACTCACCGATCGAGGGCTCGTCTCCGAACAGGGCGTCGCGCACCCGGGCCCCGATGGCCGCCACTTTGCGGTGTTCTGCGATGTCGAGGTCGTTCAGGAAGCGCCCCTCGACGACGATCGTCTTCTCCAGGTACTGGTGGCCCGGGTGCACCGAGCGGATACTGAAGTTGCCGTGCTGGCTGCCCCGCGCCACCAGCAGGTGGCCGCGGGTGTAGAAGCGCGACGTGATGTGCTCGACTCCCGGAATGGCGCGGGCGATTTCGGCGTGGTCGGCGTTGGTGAGTTGAACGTTGCGGCCGGGCTTCAGGCCCTGGAAGGGAATGGTGGTGCGGCCGGCCGAGATCCAGATGCTATTGATGGCGTCGTCGCGGAACTGATAGTGCACGCCGTTCGCCAGGCCGGTGCCGGAGCCCAGCAGGATCATCAGCATGAAGATCCCCCACGCGACGCTGAAGCCGGTCAAGAAAGTGCGCAATTTGTTCTGGCGTAGGGTGGAGAGGATCTCCTGCCATTTGTCGAGATCGAACATGCCGGGTCGTCGAAACCCCTCTAGGCGGTGGCTCCGGCCGCGCCCTGCGCGGTTGGAGAAGCGGTGGCGGCCGGAACTGTCGGCGACGACTCGTCGGCGTCGATGCGCCCGTCGACCAGATGGATCGAGCGGTCGGTCATGGCGGCGATGTCGTGCTCGTGGGTGACGATCACCACCGTAGTGCCCGCTCGGTGAATGTCCTGGAGCACCTCCATGAC includes these proteins:
- a CDS encoding ABC transporter permease gives rise to the protein MFDLDKWQEILSTLRQNKLRTFLTGFSVAWGIFMLMILLGSGTGLANGVHYQFRDDAINSIWISAGRTTIPFQGLKPGRNVQLTNADHAEIARAIPGVEHITSRFYTRGHLLVARGSQHGNFSIRSVHPGHQYLEKTIVVEGRFLNDLDIAEHRKVAAIGARVRDALFGDEPSIGEYFSIGGILFKVVGVFEDVGGEGEMEQIYLPITTSQRVFNGADRVSQIMFTTGDASLEETQAMAEAAQLQLARRHRFDPEDDRALFVRNNNAGFLRILQVITGIRLFVWIIGIGTILAGVVGVSNIMMIAVQERTREIGVRKALGATPGSIIGLVLQESVLITAVSGYIGLVLGVAVLELGGAKLPNTDFFRDPSVDLGLALAATAVLVTAGCLAGFFPARKAARIQPIEALRTE